One genomic region from Spirosoma sp. KCTC 42546 encodes:
- a CDS encoding DUF4136 domain-containing protein, which yields MKKCIGILFVLSAVVMAGCSSSRLFVEHDYSYEGHFKNYESFNFLECEFVDSTLLCSDIQDAIRHQMEARGYRVSNRSPNLLISYNIFRSDLRFRGYQQPVIKDWVVREDDDATYKRIDYNLDEGTLMISLIDAESYQVIWKGYASKMMRNQNFKNNYFKGIVRSIFDQYPLMATAK from the coding sequence ATGAAAAAGTGCATTGGTATTTTGTTTGTGCTATCCGCGGTTGTTATGGCAGGCTGTTCGTCGAGCAGGCTATTTGTCGAGCATGATTATAGCTACGAAGGCCATTTTAAAAACTACGAATCTTTCAATTTTCTGGAGTGTGAATTCGTCGATTCGACGCTTCTTTGCTCCGATATTCAGGATGCAATTCGGCACCAAATGGAAGCCCGGGGGTATCGGGTTAGTAACCGCAGTCCGAATCTGCTAATCTCTTATAATATCTTCCGGTCTGACCTTCGTTTTCGGGGGTATCAGCAACCCGTTATCAAAGACTGGGTGGTACGGGAAGATGACGATGCTACCTACAAACGTATCGACTATAACCTCGATGAAGGCACGCTGATGATCTCACTCATCGATGCAGAGTCGTATCAGGTGATCTGGAAAGGGTATGCGTCAAAAATGATGCGTAATCAGAACTTTAAGAACAACTACTTTAAAGGGATTGTCCGGTCTATTTTTGACCAGTACCCTTTGATGGCTACAGCGAAATAG
- a CDS encoding zinc metallopeptidase produces MILIFGASAFVSWRLRSKFNEYSQIGLSNGLSGAEVAQKMLNENGIYDVRVVSVEGMLTDHYNPEEKTVNLSADVYYGRSVAAAAVASHECGHAVQHKLAYAPLKFRSAMVPVLTVSSQYMQWILLAGVLLLRTTPIPLAIGVALFALTTLFSFVTLPVEFDASRRALAWIQTRGIVNQREYGFAKDALWWAAMTYVVAALGSLATLLYYASLLLGGRRSD; encoded by the coding sequence ATGATTCTCATCTTCGGCGCTAGCGCATTCGTGAGCTGGCGACTACGAAGTAAATTCAATGAATATTCTCAAATTGGCCTTAGTAATGGCTTAAGCGGTGCAGAAGTGGCCCAGAAGATGCTAAACGAAAATGGCATTTACGACGTCCGCGTTGTTTCCGTTGAAGGTATGCTCACTGACCACTATAACCCGGAAGAAAAAACCGTGAATCTCAGTGCCGATGTCTATTATGGCCGGAGTGTGGCAGCTGCAGCTGTTGCTTCTCACGAATGTGGACACGCTGTTCAGCATAAATTAGCCTATGCACCCCTGAAATTCCGGTCGGCCATGGTACCTGTTCTGACGGTTTCGTCGCAGTACATGCAGTGGATATTGCTGGCTGGTGTTTTGCTCCTCCGGACAACGCCAATTCCACTGGCTATTGGGGTCGCTTTATTTGCGCTGACAACGCTGTTTAGCTTTGTAACCCTACCCGTAGAATTCGACGCCAGCCGCAGGGCACTGGCCTGGATTCAGACACGAGGCATCGTGAACCAGCGTGAATACGGTTTCGCAAAAGATGCGCTCTGGTGGGCCGCTATGACCTATGTAGTTGCAGCTCTAGGCTCTTTAGCTACCTTGCTTTATTACGCCAGTCTCTTGCTGGGTGGTCGCCGTAGCGACTAA
- a CDS encoding phage holin family protein, with amino-acid sequence MNLILHVLLDAAVIFGLAYLMPQVDVKNFGTAVLIALLLGLLNFFVGWLIRFPLNLVTFFLLTGLVRIVVTALLLKLIDNFMDSFTIVGFWPALVIAVSVAVAGMLIDRSAPTPEMVESGHVVMALSYLRLV; translated from the coding sequence ATGAATCTTATCTTACACGTATTACTTGATGCGGCCGTCATTTTCGGCTTGGCTTACCTCATGCCACAGGTTGATGTCAAAAATTTTGGAACAGCCGTTCTAATCGCGCTGCTGCTGGGTTTACTGAACTTCTTTGTTGGCTGGTTGATTCGCTTTCCACTCAATCTGGTCACGTTTTTTCTGCTGACAGGCCTCGTTCGGATCGTGGTGACGGCGCTGTTACTGAAACTGATCGACAATTTTATGGACAGTTTTACCATCGTTGGTTTCTGGCCCGCGCTCGTGATTGCCGTGTCTGTCGCTGTAGCAGGTATGTTGATTGACCGTTCAGCCCCAACGCCAGAAATGGTTGAATCCGGGCATGTAGTTATGGCACTTTCGTATTTGAGATTAGTTTGA
- a CDS encoding class I SAM-dependent methyltransferase produces the protein MQRLWILCFVLILGGGPGFSQQPATSSPASSAKVYNLRKPSRDGTGKIYQGREIAQVMGHLGASWLERPEREQEERTDLLLKALQLKPTDVVADIGAGTGYFTFLMAPKLSKGKVLAVDIQPEMITYLTEGKAKHKVSNVEPVLGTESNPKLMASSIDIAILIDAYHEFSYPREMMEHITSALKPGGRVVLVEYRAEDPSVPIKELHKLSVAQATKEMKAAGLKLLKNDDRLPQQHIMFFGK, from the coding sequence ATGCAACGGCTCTGGATTTTATGTTTCGTATTAATTTTGGGTGGTGGTCCTGGCTTTTCTCAACAACCAGCTACCTCCTCTCCAGCCTCTTCAGCAAAGGTATATAACCTCAGGAAACCTAGTCGAGACGGGACCGGCAAAATTTATCAGGGCCGAGAAATTGCGCAGGTCATGGGGCACCTTGGTGCGTCGTGGCTTGAACGGCCCGAACGGGAACAGGAAGAACGTACCGATCTATTATTAAAAGCATTACAGTTAAAACCCACCGATGTGGTGGCCGATATTGGCGCTGGAACAGGCTATTTCACATTCCTGATGGCCCCTAAACTTTCCAAAGGGAAAGTGCTGGCGGTTGATATACAACCGGAAATGATAACTTACCTAACCGAAGGGAAAGCAAAACACAAAGTCAGTAATGTAGAGCCCGTGCTTGGCACTGAATCCAATCCTAAATTAATGGCGAGCAGTATCGATATAGCCATTCTGATTGATGCCTATCATGAGTTTTCGTATCCACGCGAAATGATGGAGCACATTACATCCGCACTAAAACCAGGCGGACGGGTAGTACTGGTCGAATACCGCGCCGAGGACCCATCCGTACCGATCAAAGAACTCCACAAACTAAGTGTAGCTCAGGCAACAAAAGAAATGAAAGCCGCTGGCCTGAAACTATTAAAAAACGACGATCGGCTACCCCAACAGCATATCATGTTTTTTGGGAAGTGA
- the gldA gene encoding gliding motility-associated ABC transporter ATP-binding subunit GldA, which translates to MSIRVQNLTKVYNQQRAVNQISLQVKPGEIVGFLGPNGAGKSTTMKIATGYLTPTEGTVEVNGFDVRTHSMDVRRSVGYLPEHNPLYLDLYVKEYLRFAGSLHGLRGSDLSRRITDIIELVGLGREQQKRIGQLSKGYRQRVGLAQALLHNPPVLILDEPTTGLDPNQLAEIRQVIRNAGRDKTVLFSTHIMQEVEAICDRVVIINRGQIVADGPLSQLRSTSSGENVVVIAEFEGELANPDVLTAIPGVEHVEPIERGQYRITAKPNTDLRATIFRLAADQNLTLVGLRQQENSLETIFKELTR; encoded by the coding sequence ATGTCCATTCGGGTTCAGAATCTTACGAAAGTATATAATCAGCAACGAGCTGTCAATCAGATTTCACTCCAGGTAAAACCGGGCGAAATTGTTGGATTTCTTGGCCCCAACGGTGCAGGAAAATCGACAACCATGAAAATTGCTACGGGCTACCTCACTCCTACCGAAGGCACCGTAGAAGTGAATGGCTTTGATGTCAGAACCCATTCCATGGATGTTCGCCGGAGCGTTGGTTATTTGCCGGAGCACAATCCGCTTTATCTGGACTTATACGTGAAAGAATACCTGCGCTTTGCGGGTTCGCTACACGGCCTGCGTGGGTCTGACCTGAGTCGGCGTATTACAGATATAATTGAATTGGTAGGTCTGGGACGTGAGCAGCAAAAACGAATCGGGCAATTGTCCAAAGGATATCGGCAACGGGTTGGTTTGGCTCAGGCACTGTTGCATAACCCGCCAGTATTGATTCTCGACGAACCAACAACCGGCCTGGACCCCAATCAGTTAGCTGAAATCAGGCAAGTCATTCGAAATGCCGGGCGCGACAAAACGGTCTTGTTCTCCACGCACATTATGCAGGAAGTTGAAGCCATCTGCGACCGCGTTGTCATTATCAATCGGGGGCAGATTGTTGCTGATGGGCCACTAAGTCAGTTGAGAAGTACGTCTTCGGGAGAAAACGTAGTGGTTATTGCCGAATTTGAAGGTGAATTAGCCAACCCTGATGTGCTCACGGCTATACCCGGTGTGGAGCACGTCGAACCTATAGAACGCGGTCAGTACCGAATTACAGCCAAGCCAAACACAGACTTACGAGCCACTATCTTCCGCCTTGCCGCCGATCAGAATTTAACGCTGGTGGGACTGCGCCAACAGGAAAATTCACTGGAAACGATTTTTAAGGAGTTGACCAGGTAA
- a CDS encoding amino acid permease, with translation MSLLRKKTVTQILSDAAEGESSKLVKTLGVRDLTSFGIAAIIGAGIFSTIGLASYNGGPAVSLLFVFTAIACVFTALSYAQFASTVPVSGSAYTYAYVAFGEIFAWVIGWALILEYAVSNMVVAISWSEYFTSMLSGFGITFPKYFATDYGSASRAFDLVQQTKQAGTSLTTLPENTRVLADAFANAPMLGDLKLIANLPAGAITVLITALVYIGIKESRTASNILVVLKLAVIGLVIGVGAFYVKPANWSPFAPNGVSGVLSGVASVFFAFIGFDSISTTAEECKNPQRDLPRAMLYCLGICTVLYVLITLVLTGMVNYKELGVSDPLAYVFQKVNLDFVAGVISVSAVVAITSALLVYQLGQPRIWMTMSRDGLLWKRFSRIHPTYKTPSFATIVTGFLVAVPSLFMDLKFFVDLTSVGTFFAFILVCAGILYLDAQGLTAQSKFKVPYINGKYIIGAVLLAVVAYALTGANLIQTLEDKPLLIVFWGVWVLLAVQGFRYNFSLLPVIGVLTNLYLMTELGASNWKIFGIWLVIGLVIYFSYGFRKSKLAGK, from the coding sequence ATGTCCCTTTTACGCAAAAAGACCGTAACTCAAATTTTAAGTGATGCTGCCGAGGGTGAATCCAGCAAGCTGGTCAAGACGCTGGGTGTTCGTGACCTCACCTCGTTTGGCATTGCCGCTATCATTGGTGCCGGTATTTTCAGTACGATTGGTCTGGCGAGTTATAACGGTGGTCCGGCTGTGTCCTTATTGTTTGTGTTTACGGCCATTGCCTGCGTGTTCACGGCACTAAGTTACGCACAGTTTGCGAGCACGGTTCCTGTGAGTGGCAGTGCCTATACGTACGCGTATGTGGCCTTTGGGGAGATATTTGCGTGGGTCATTGGTTGGGCGCTTATTCTCGAATATGCCGTTAGTAATATGGTCGTTGCTATTTCGTGGTCGGAGTATTTCACGTCTATGCTCAGTGGCTTTGGCATCACGTTTCCCAAATATTTTGCTACTGATTACGGTTCAGCGTCTCGCGCTTTTGATCTGGTTCAACAGACGAAGCAAGCCGGAACGAGCCTGACTACGTTACCCGAAAACACACGCGTACTAGCCGATGCGTTTGCCAATGCTCCCATGCTTGGCGATCTCAAACTAATTGCCAACCTGCCCGCAGGTGCCATTACGGTACTGATTACGGCCTTGGTCTATATCGGTATAAAAGAATCACGTACGGCGAGTAATATTCTGGTTGTGTTAAAGTTAGCCGTAATAGGCCTGGTGATTGGCGTAGGTGCTTTTTATGTCAAACCTGCCAACTGGTCGCCGTTTGCACCAAATGGGGTATCGGGCGTGTTGAGCGGAGTGGCTTCTGTCTTTTTTGCCTTCATTGGGTTCGATTCTATCTCAACTACGGCCGAAGAATGTAAAAACCCCCAGCGCGATTTGCCGCGCGCCATGCTCTACTGTCTGGGAATTTGCACAGTTCTGTATGTTCTGATCACACTCGTGCTAACGGGAATGGTTAATTATAAAGAGCTGGGCGTGAGTGATCCGCTGGCCTATGTGTTTCAGAAAGTAAACCTTGATTTTGTGGCTGGTGTGATTTCTGTCAGTGCGGTAGTTGCCATTACAAGTGCGTTGCTGGTTTACCAACTTGGGCAGCCGCGTATCTGGATGACCATGAGCCGGGATGGGTTGCTCTGGAAGCGATTTTCGAGAATTCATCCTACCTATAAAACGCCTTCATTTGCTACAATAGTTACGGGTTTTCTGGTGGCCGTTCCCTCATTGTTTATGGACTTGAAATTCTTCGTAGATCTGACCAGCGTAGGGACATTTTTTGCATTTATTCTCGTCTGTGCCGGAATTTTGTATTTAGATGCCCAGGGATTGACGGCACAATCGAAGTTCAAGGTGCCTTACATCAATGGAAAATACATTATTGGGGCTGTTCTATTAGCTGTAGTGGCTTATGCGCTGACGGGTGCTAACCTGATCCAAACGCTTGAGGATAAGCCGCTGTTAATTGTATTCTGGGGCGTATGGGTACTATTAGCCGTACAAGGTTTTCGGTATAACTTCTCCCTGTTACCCGTAATCGGCGTACTCACCAACCTCTATCTCATGACGGAATTAGGTGCCAGCAACTGGAAAATTTTTGGTATCTGGCTGGTTATTGGGCTTGTGATTTATTTCTCATACGGGTTCAGGAAAAGTAAATTGGCCGGTAAATAG
- the aroB gene encoding 3-dehydroquinate synthase, producing MSTVTIAPITESLPAFLDSYDFSAIAVIADNHTFRFCYPELKPMLPKHTLVRIKAGEEQKHIATCELIWDALTRANFDRHSLVLNLGGGVIGDMGGFCAATYKRGIAFAQLPTTLLAQVDASVGGKLGIDFRGYKNHIGVFQQPNTVLIDPSFLTTLPERELRSGFAEIIKHCLIADAGMWDEIRRRDLDEQDWPALVAHSVAIKQRVVAEDPTEKGLRKILNFGHTLGHAVETYFLTQHRKRLLHGEAIAVGMVAEAFIAFQKKKIDQELLNATEEYIFSVYGNVRLVDDDIEPILALTLQDKKNRGREVRMSLLDGPGSCAFDVLVTPSEMRRGLEFYRGLNKN from the coding sequence ATGTCAACAGTAACCATCGCCCCTATTACCGAAAGCCTACCTGCTTTTCTGGATTCTTACGACTTCTCGGCCATCGCCGTCATCGCCGATAATCACACCTTCCGGTTTTGCTATCCGGAATTAAAACCCATGTTGCCGAAGCATACACTTGTTCGGATTAAGGCGGGTGAGGAGCAAAAACACATTGCCACCTGTGAGTTGATCTGGGATGCGCTGACTCGGGCTAACTTTGATCGACATTCACTAGTGCTGAATCTTGGTGGTGGTGTTATTGGCGATATGGGGGGCTTTTGTGCAGCTACCTACAAGCGTGGTATTGCCTTTGCACAGCTGCCAACTACACTACTCGCTCAGGTAGATGCCAGCGTAGGTGGTAAACTGGGTATTGACTTCCGAGGCTACAAAAACCATATAGGCGTATTTCAACAGCCCAACACGGTGCTGATCGACCCTTCTTTTCTGACAACACTACCCGAGCGTGAACTCCGGTCCGGGTTTGCCGAAATCATTAAGCATTGTTTGATTGCCGATGCCGGTATGTGGGATGAAATCCGTCGGCGTGACCTGGATGAGCAGGACTGGCCAGCTTTGGTAGCGCATTCCGTAGCCATTAAACAACGGGTGGTGGCCGAAGACCCGACCGAGAAAGGATTACGTAAGATCCTGAATTTTGGTCATACGTTGGGCCACGCCGTCGAAACGTACTTTTTAACCCAGCATCGGAAGCGGCTTTTGCATGGCGAAGCAATTGCGGTAGGCATGGTAGCTGAAGCGTTTATTGCCTTTCAGAAAAAAAAGATCGATCAGGAACTGCTGAACGCAACCGAAGAGTACATATTTTCCGTATATGGTAATGTGCGACTAGTAGATGACGACATTGAACCCATTCTGGCATTAACCTTACAAGACAAAAAGAATCGTGGCCGGGAGGTGCGGATGTCCCTGCTCGATGGGCCGGGTAGCTGTGCCTTTGATGTACTCGTTACACCTTCCGAAATGCGCCGGGGACTGGAGTTTTACCGGGGGCTCAATAAGAATTAA
- a CDS encoding tetratricopeptide repeat protein: protein MPNVIMIQEDHFTDQRFSLRISFNNGSQYEVILPNPVDRDQERRFEWYFEQQLRNPFLDRERVKRVVEEIRQYGEALFTALFQTPNIAFEYRTCRNQGLDQLEFAIVGKSTGFHTIHWEALKDPELPEAFAAGRANVFRKNNQPVSFLAPISPSTVLNLLLVTARPDWEDDVNYRTIIRPVIELIESAQLRVDAHILRPGTYQSLVEHLDAKPAGFYHLVHFDTHGALLEYTHIQQGVSRSRYQMQANWGLSDLATYEGKKAFLLFEGAEKGQAVPVSAEDLAKLLKARNIPVCLLNACQSAKEEEGPYQTSLAAKLMEAGVQAVLGQSYSITVSAARVLMQHLYEALFDHANLNRAIASGRRELAMNKNRQAYFDQTIELEDWLLPVLYQNQPVSFTLQALTPDEEEQYYLRREAAYHPSAEPVYGFVGRDLDILSIEKHLLKHNMLLVRGMGGTGKTTLLEYLARWWERTGWVKKTFYFGYDKRAYTLEQILNELGRQLLNKWEFAQFQASSLVTQRSKIEDKLTTEAYCLILDNFESITGTSLAIPNTLSEADRTDLGDFLSRLRKKSGKSIKSFVIFGSRSDESWLASATFDKNVYKLTGLDQEARTDLARLILEPIGLLGIIAKDADFGKLMALLAGYPLAMEVILPNLARQTAGEIMANLRLGDKGIDPQEVILRCIEYSHSNLSADAQQLLVCLAPFSGYINLTLLENYFTELKQQPAYQQHSFEHWADIIGEAVKWGLLEPVSAGSPILSLQPVFPYFLQQKLQTGADAARKQELDIAFRNYYDGFAKAIYELLDSKQANERQMGIILVQMEYANIFNALQISLKNHVSIFYSFLCLSRYADSNNDQQSGLQIAQTILAQIESYPKEMLVGQIGYEFAGVMDKVGTRLLLIKRVAEAKEAYKKALLINNNLQGFSPETLKKYSAPLYHQLGRVAQEEREWSQAKEYYQKSLAILMEFNDRYGQASTYHQLGRVAQEEREWSQAKEYYQKSLAILMEFNDRYGQASTYHQLGRVAEEEREWSQAKEYYQKSLAIKMEFNDRYSQESTYHQLGMVAQEEREWSQAKEYYQKSLAILMEFNDRYGQARTYHQLGRVAQEEREWSQAKEYYQKSLAIKMEFNDRYGQASTYHQLGRVAQEEREWSQAKEYYQKSLAILMEFNDRYGQASTYHQLGRVAEEEREWSQAKEYYQKSLAILMEFNDRYGQASTYHQLGMVAQEEREWSQAKEYYQKSLAILMEFEDEHNQQIVLRSLARLQEDQEDQPQ, encoded by the coding sequence ATGCCAAATGTCATAATGATTCAGGAAGATCATTTCACTGATCAGCGCTTCTCCTTACGCATTTCTTTCAACAATGGTTCTCAGTATGAAGTAATATTGCCCAATCCTGTTGACCGGGATCAGGAAAGACGATTTGAGTGGTACTTTGAACAGCAACTTCGCAATCCATTTCTGGACCGGGAACGGGTCAAACGTGTTGTAGAGGAAATTCGCCAGTACGGCGAGGCTCTGTTCACGGCTCTTTTTCAGACACCTAACATCGCTTTTGAGTACAGAACCTGTAGAAACCAGGGGTTAGACCAGCTTGAATTTGCGATTGTTGGGAAAAGTACGGGATTTCATACCATTCATTGGGAAGCATTAAAAGATCCGGAACTTCCGGAAGCTTTTGCGGCTGGCCGGGCTAATGTGTTTCGCAAAAATAACCAGCCCGTCAGCTTTCTTGCTCCAATCAGTCCGTCGACGGTCCTGAATCTGCTACTTGTGACGGCCCGGCCCGATTGGGAAGATGATGTTAACTACCGAACCATTATCCGCCCCGTTATCGAATTAATTGAATCGGCTCAACTCCGAGTCGATGCCCATATTCTCCGCCCCGGTACGTATCAATCGTTGGTGGAGCATTTAGATGCCAAACCAGCCGGTTTTTACCATTTGGTTCATTTCGATACGCACGGCGCGTTACTTGAGTATACACACATACAACAGGGGGTATCCCGCAGTCGCTATCAGATGCAGGCCAATTGGGGCTTATCCGACCTGGCCACTTATGAGGGCAAAAAAGCCTTTTTACTCTTTGAAGGGGCCGAAAAAGGGCAGGCTGTTCCGGTCAGTGCCGAAGATCTGGCGAAACTATTAAAGGCCCGAAACATTCCGGTTTGTCTGCTCAATGCCTGCCAGTCGGCGAAAGAAGAGGAAGGTCCCTATCAAACCAGTCTGGCCGCTAAACTGATGGAAGCGGGTGTGCAGGCCGTCCTAGGCCAAAGCTATTCTATAACTGTATCAGCCGCTCGGGTGCTAATGCAACACCTCTACGAAGCCCTGTTCGATCATGCTAACCTGAATCGGGCGATAGCCAGTGGTCGGCGCGAGCTGGCGATGAACAAAAATCGCCAGGCTTATTTCGATCAAACCATCGAACTCGAAGACTGGCTGCTGCCCGTATTGTACCAAAACCAGCCGGTCAGCTTTACGTTGCAGGCACTTACACCCGATGAGGAAGAACAGTATTACCTACGCCGGGAAGCGGCCTACCACCCCTCGGCCGAACCCGTGTATGGGTTTGTGGGCCGTGACCTGGATATTCTATCCATTGAGAAACACCTGCTTAAACACAATATGCTGCTGGTTCGGGGCATGGGCGGTACCGGTAAAACCACGCTGCTCGAATACCTGGCCCGTTGGTGGGAGCGAACCGGCTGGGTCAAAAAAACTTTCTATTTTGGCTACGACAAACGCGCCTACACACTCGAACAAATCCTGAACGAGCTGGGCCGACAATTGCTAAATAAATGGGAGTTTGCACAGTTTCAGGCCAGTAGCCTTGTTACACAACGCAGCAAAATCGAAGATAAATTAACCACGGAAGCCTATTGCCTGATTCTGGACAACTTTGAATCCATTACAGGCACTTCGCTGGCCATCCCGAATACGCTTTCGGAAGCGGATCGAACCGATTTGGGCGATTTCCTGAGCCGACTCCGGAAAAAGTCCGGGAAGTCGATCAAGTCCTTTGTCATCTTCGGATCGAGAAGCGATGAAAGCTGGCTGGCTTCTGCTACGTTCGATAAAAACGTATATAAACTGACCGGTTTGGATCAGGAAGCCCGAACCGACCTGGCCCGTCTTATTCTGGAACCAATCGGTTTGCTGGGGATTATTGCCAAAGACGCCGACTTTGGCAAGTTAATGGCCCTGCTGGCTGGCTATCCGTTGGCGATGGAAGTAATCCTGCCCAATCTGGCTCGCCAGACAGCCGGGGAAATTATGGCGAACCTACGCCTTGGCGATAAAGGGATCGATCCGCAGGAAGTAATTCTGCGCTGCATCGAGTATTCCCACAGTAACTTATCGGCTGATGCCCAGCAGTTGCTGGTATGCCTGGCCCCGTTTTCGGGCTATATAAACCTAACCCTTCTTGAAAATTACTTTACGGAGCTAAAGCAACAACCTGCCTACCAGCAGCACTCGTTTGAGCATTGGGCCGACATTATTGGGGAAGCTGTAAAGTGGGGATTACTGGAGCCTGTTAGTGCTGGTTCGCCTATCCTCAGTCTACAACCTGTATTTCCTTATTTTTTGCAGCAAAAACTACAGACCGGTGCCGATGCCGCCAGGAAACAGGAATTAGACATTGCCTTCCGCAATTATTATGATGGCTTTGCCAAAGCAATCTATGAATTACTTGATTCAAAACAAGCCAACGAAAGACAAATGGGCATTATACTGGTTCAGATGGAATACGCGAATATTTTTAACGCCTTACAAATTTCGTTAAAAAACCACGTGAGTATTTTCTACTCATTCTTATGCTTATCTAGGTACGCTGATAGCAACAATGACCAGCAATCAGGATTACAAATAGCTCAAACTATATTAGCTCAAATAGAAAGTTATCCAAAAGAAATGTTGGTTGGCCAAATTGGCTACGAGTTTGCGGGAGTAATGGATAAGGTTGGAACGAGACTTTTACTGATTAAAAGGGTTGCTGAAGCTAAGGAAGCCTATAAAAAAGCTCTACTTATCAATAATAATCTACAAGGTTTTTCTCCAGAAACTCTTAAAAAGTATTCTGCCCCCCTTTATCATCAGTTGGGCCGGGTGGCTCAAGAGGAGCGGGAGTGGAGTCAGGCCAAAGAGTATTACCAGAAATCGCTGGCTATTTTGATGGAGTTTAATGACCGATACGGTCAGGCGAGTACCTATCATCAGTTGGGCCGGGTGGCTCAAGAGGAGCGGGAGTGGAGTCAGGCCAAAGAGTATTACCAGAAATCGCTGGCTATTTTGATGGAGTTTAATGACCGATACGGTCAGGCGAGTACCTATCATCAGTTGGGCCGGGTGGCTGAAGAGGAGCGGGAGTGGAGTCAGGCCAAAGAGTATTACCAGAAATCGCTGGCTATTAAGATGGAGTTTAATGACCGATATAGTCAGGAGAGTACCTATCATCAGTTGGGCATGGTGGCTCAAGAGGAGCGGGAGTGGAGTCAGGCCAAAGAGTATTACCAGAAATCGCTGGCTATTTTGATGGAGTTTAATGACCGATACGGTCAGGCGAGAACCTATCATCAGTTGGGCCGGGTGGCTCAAGAGGAGCGGGAGTGGAGTCAGGCCAAAGAGTATTACCAGAAATCGCTGGCTATTAAGATGGAGTTTAATGACCGATACGGTCAGGCGAGTACCTATCATCAGTTGGGCCGGGTGGCTCAAGAGGAGCGGGAGTGGAGTCAGGCCAAAGAGTATTACCAGAAATCGCTGGCTATTTTGATGGAGTTTAATGACCGATACGGTCAGGCGAGTACCTATCATCAGTTGGGCCGGGTGGCTGAAGAGGAGCGGGAGTGGAGTCAGGCCAAAGAGTATTACCAGAAATCGCTGGCTATTTTGATGGAGTTTAATGACCGATACGGTCAGGCGAGTACCTATCATCAGTTGGGCATGGTGGCTCAAGAGGAGCGGGAGTGGAGTCAGGCCAAAGAGTATTACCAGAAATCGCTGGCTATTTTGATGGAGTTTGAGGATGAGCATAACCAGCAGATTGTTCTGCGTAGTTTGGCGCGATTACAAGAAGACCAGGAAGACCAACCCCAATAA
- a CDS encoding DUF2147 domain-containing protein, producing MTLLRSQRYFGGLSLVVLLLWPIAVKSSADHTGDQILGRWLFPARGSSVEVYKSGDRYFGRIFAVSPTGKHQFGVAKNQLLMQNLSFDGKGWSGGELIHPKTGNHFDIELQLLDSQTLTARVYKGFRWLHKEYVLTRAPQ from the coding sequence ATGACTTTATTACGCAGCCAACGTTATTTTGGGGGCTTAAGCCTAGTAGTACTCCTCTTATGGCCTATCGCGGTCAAGTCATCGGCAGATCATACCGGAGACCAGATTCTAGGACGTTGGCTGTTTCCGGCCAGAGGCTCGAGCGTAGAAGTATACAAGTCTGGTGATCGTTATTTTGGTCGCATATTCGCGGTTAGTCCCACCGGTAAACATCAGTTTGGCGTGGCCAAAAATCAATTATTAATGCAAAATTTATCATTCGACGGAAAAGGCTGGTCGGGTGGCGAATTGATTCATCCGAAAACGGGGAATCATTTTGATATTGAACTTCAACTCCTCGATTCGCAGACGCTCACTGCCCGAGTTTATAAAGGATTCAGATGGCTGCATAAGGAATATGTGCTAACCCGGGCTCCCCAATAA